A stretch of DNA from Vanacampus margaritifer isolate UIUO_Vmar chromosome 1, RoL_Vmar_1.0, whole genome shotgun sequence:
CATAGTGTTTGTTAATGTTTACTTGCATGTCCAACATCATTGGACACGCAAGTCGAGACAGAGGATCAAGTGACGGGACAACAAATACATGAAATTATGATGAAATATAGTTTAATAATCTTCCTTAAAGACTTATTTAATGCTGATGTGGCACAATAATGCAGAGGACATGCATGTGTAATCAGATTCTGCTTTTCTTGATATGGCGTAAGCAAATATATTTGAACTTGTACTCTGTGGCAACGATGGGGAAATTTTTATCACACAGACGTTTCACACCACAGTTGAGCTGCTGTTTTCGTCTTCATTATTGttgcattttgttattttctctTTAAACTGCTGCTAAAACACTTCTGCTAATCTTGCTGCCGTCTGCCTGTTTGTGATGCACATGCACTGTACTGATCCTGATCATTGGTGATATCCGCACTGTGACATATGGCTCACCGGCAGAGGGCCTCATTTTTAGCCCTGGAGTTCCAGGGCTCAGACTGGCCCACTTTTGTTCAGATTTGAATGAAGATGCACAATTTTACACTTACTAGTAAGAATGTagataccttttttttccagactgattCCAATATGAGTACTCTACTCTTGTGTAGTCACTGATAGCAATTACCGATACCACAAGTACTTTCGATGcataaaatctgccccaaaaaacaatgacatcattttaaagaaagacctacggtatatatcccaatgtagcttttttccttaaatttgcatgaaatgaatagcaattttctgctcttatttttaatttctagttcctgatcataaaatggccagcaCTCGCCCATCACTACTTATCAGTTGTATCAATCTAGATAAATTACCATTCCCTTCAACGATATTCAAattgcatttgatcaaaatTCAAATCTACAAAAAAGATGCTTACAAGATCACAATcactgtttatttgaacaagtatGAGAACATTAAGGTCAAAATGGGATGAGGCATTTTCCACTTAACCAGGCAGTTTGAGGCAGATTTACCAAACGCTGTTAAGATAATAAGATTGAGGCAGCTACACTGcaatgctcttattttgaaacataTTCACACAACTTCTGGTGCACTACTTAGCCAACTACCGCTAACTTTGACAGCTATTTTAATTGGAGGAGactttcccatcatgctttgttgccattaactcttttactgccaaaaacgttaaatgacgttcagtaaaaacctacggaggagcgccaaagacgttaaaggacgttcaccaagtttttttttttttttgccttggccagctgtgctgaaagtatcaagcagatctagttagtataatgcctatttttggcccctagatggcagcgatgactctctttggacaagattgggtaggcgtcagtagaagacgtgaggcggagctagagtgttgaggggacaatggctgagaaagccataatggcgaccggttgcaagcagctcacgcttgagcatttttttcaaagacgaaaagcatcaaccaatgctaaagtgcacattgatgacgacaatgatgatgatggtgactccgaggttgacgccgaagttgtaagcgttgacgcagcggctatgttcacgtcataaagcctcaccggctagcgatgctaacgccggaaaacgcggagcacaaccgagcacgctcaggcggacgttcaatcggacgacgaagagtgccccgagtccaatgcatattcatcggaggagtgggtacagtctgatcacggagaagacactggttatggactacgatgccaccatgaatggcgcggataagatggatcagaacatctcttaccagcCGGTATAGGatctgaaggacatgaggaagccagacgtaacaccaccgtaacgtcaccgtatcatgatcctgagagtagacttgatggcaacatggccaaacacatactgcagtatatacttgctattctccgggaaaaaaagccagcaagaaagtgtagcgtctgcacgctaaggggccatcgcagtgaaactaatctgttgtgcaaatcctgctgcgacATGCATGCCattagttcctgatcataaagtgaccacaagagggcagccgatGTTGGTATCAACAACCTCCACAAGTACCGATACTGTAAAATAAGGCTCGTATCGCCACCGATACCAATATCTGGTATTGGCAGTCGCAATTGCCTACTTTTGGTTTTAAATTATTGTGGCTTGGTAAAACCCTTAGTAATAAAAGTAGGCAGTCAGTGTTTTCTGTAATAAAATGGTGTGCCTGAATCGTTGGTAATACAGTTGTACGACAATGATATAGTTAGATTCAAATGTTATGGACGCACTAAATATACTGATTTCAAAACAGATCTTTCAGTCTGGCCCATCAGGAATTCACCAGAATGTCCAGAGTACCCAATAAGGGCCTGCTAACCTGTGTTAGCAACAGAGTCCGAAGCTTAGGGCGCATTTTACCCAAAATATTTAATGCAATGCCAAACTTCCGTTCATGGCAGCAGGGCTGATGCACAAGCATCTAAAACGGAAGCATGTTGTGGCTACTGCCTGATTCCCTATTGGAGATTAGGACAGCCGTGTCTGGAAGCTAGCCTTAGCACATGCAGATTTTGGTTTGTGCATTAGTCAGTGAATTTGCATTTATTAACAACAGACAATAGCCTGCAGTATGTTCAATTTATCCTATTTCCCTTACCTTTCTCCTCCTTTACTTCACCAGAGATTTACCAACGAGGACCACTTGGCtgtacacaaacacaagcaTGAGATGACACTAAAGTTTGCACCCAGGACGGACTCTGTCATAATTGCAGGTACTAAATATGCTATTCGTCAACACGTTAAAAATGTTCAAGTTTTTAGGGTACTttatacaaatgaataaaaggCAGCTGTGTGACTGGCGCTTTTTGTATTTGTCTCTTTTTCCAGACCAGACGCCCACTCCCACTCGCTTCTTAAAGAACTGTGATGAAGTCGGTCTGTTCAATGATCTGGCCAACTCCTTCGAGCAAGATGACGATGACAACAAGCGAGTGAAGAACTCTGTAAgatggtttttgtttttatatgttgcTACAAAAAAAGTCTATACTATCACTGTCCATTGAGAAGCAGCACGTCCCTTCAAATGTTGAGCTCTGTTTGTACACTATACAAATAGTATTTCACAATTAAGTTTTATAGTTAAAGCCTATTTACTACATgaatttcatatttcatattattATAAGGACTTTATCTACACTAACACAATACTTAACTGTAGTTAAGTgtagtaattgttttttttattaacattaaaAGCCTTCTCAAGATAAAACATCATTCAAATTGCAAAAACTTTAGTTCAATTCAGTTCGATAAACAGTGGTGGCTTGCCTTGCATGAATACGAGCTAtgacacatatacagtatctcTTCTTCCCTGCCTTCTTAGCTCCCTGCTCCTTCTTCAGTGGCTTTGGACATGAGCCTGCAGACGCCATCAGATATGAAAGTGAAAGAGGAGGCACCAGTGGAGGTTGACTCCTCGTCCCCCGACAGTCCAGACTCCATCTCTGCAATGCCAGAGAGCAGAAGAAAGCCCTTGGTCAAGGTGAAGCTAAGACACAAGTTGCAAACATTTGCAATCGTGCAAGTCACATGACATTGATATCTTGTTACAGGACATGCCACCCAGGAGCTCAGCCCCGACACCTACCATTGTGCGTCCAGGTTCCCTTCCGTTGCACTTGGGCTTTGACGCCCTTCAGCCAACCATGCCTTCGCCCACTTCCGTTATCACACAGGCACCACCTTCCAATCGCACTTTGGGGTGAGTCTCTTGCCTTCCAGCACTGTCCACCCTCCCTCCCTGAAGAAAAAGCAGTAAACACAATAGCAAACTTTGCCAGCAGAAGCACAATGCTGGATAAGTTTAGTGGATACTTACCTTACTAGCATTAgtgctcatttttttcccacccaccAACCTCACTGGTAGTGGCAATTCTAGTATTTATTACTATTAGTGCgttattattaataacattCCAGTGTTTGgaacattactttaaaaaagtaattagttatagttactcattacttgtctaaaaaaataattgagttagtaattaaattacttcataataaaagtaatttgttaCCAGGCagagtaactattttcactgcttttttttaaaaaaaaaaaaaattatatccaataatttggattttacaattttttaaattattattattattattactactactactactactactactactatattttttatacaaggaattcaaattatatcaaggctatatagggtgttttcatgtatttttaccaaaataaatgacattatgaaattattatttaatgaaagaataaaaaattttCCTTGCTGCAAAATAACGCAAgttcacactctaaaaacagttattaTGGATCAAGAATGGACCggtccactttatgggtcaatttgaccaaaccttcagttttttttttgtttttttttttattcccatgCAAAGGATCTGACCattatttatgagttgttttatgctgaaagacccatttcttgactcaaatgtGGTtaaaatcgacccaagtagaggattgttaatttttttaccaatagttgcgttatttttgacccagccgTTTTTAGAGTATAGTGTTTtcttagttaattaattgtaattaccctAGATAATGTTCAACCATTGGATGGCGATGTACATTTAAGTTTGCGtctggtcaaattcagataaaagcatacaattccataagaaacttattgcatgtctttgcaatatgCCTATTTAATGGGCCAATATTGCGATATCGATATTTTTTcgatatattgtgcagccctaacacacacacacactctatatatgtatgtgtatgtatgttgtGTCCACTGTACTGTTATGTAGATTTGTTGATGATATTAaagtgttaacatttttttttcacatttttctgatctttgtcacatatgcaaacacTTTCCATTTCTGTCTAGTTCACCAACAAGCCACTACCCCATGATGATGCTCCCCTCGGGCCAGGCTGTGCCTGTCCTCCCCGGGCCTGTTCAGATGCCATCTGTCATCAATGTAAGGACTgcaaaatagctttttgttgCACAAATCATTTCAGTTATTTCAGTATGTGGTGTATTTGATGTGCTCTCAAGCTGGCCCGACCCATGTGCATGGTACCAAACATTCCTGGAATCCCTGGCCCTCCTCTGGGAAGCAGTAGTAGCGGTTCAAACTCCCCTTCTGGCTACAGCATCCACTCCGAGGCCAAGATGGTTAGTGTTTGATTAGCTCTCTATTTTTAACTTTATCTACTTTCCCTTTTTGTCTCCATCTTCACCCTGCAGCCACCCTTTGCCTTCTATTGGCTCAATTTCTTAGTCATATGACTTCTTATTGTTGCACTTAACCCTTAAGACCTAAGTTTACTAAATTATTATGGATCACAGAGaagaaatgaaatggaaattgTTTCTTGTGACCAAAATTATGTTGCTAAAATAAATGTAAGCAAATACATTGCACAAAAGCATTGTAaccgtttttattttgatttcaaaatctCCAACCATTATATACATTAGAAATTGTAAAGAGCAGCtacaaacatacattttcatgcatgcaATAGCCTGAAACGTGTCACAAGAAACCATGACATCCATCTCTTTTCGATCACATGATGGTAAACAGATCGAAGCCTAGTAGTGAGtcatgaataaagcagcacaaatacaaaatggagCCCAACAGCCAGTTGTGTATGACTTGAATAAATTAGTGACTCCCAACACATTGttacaacggcgtattagggccacgtttaaatatcaatattttCTTAGAGGGTGGGTAATATTCTGAGAGAGAAAAACTCGCTAATTGGATTTATCAATACAAAGTACTTACTGGTGTGTGTATGACTAATGTGTGCACGTTGACAACTTGACACATTCAAAATTGTTGTCCTGCAAAAGAGTTTAGAACTTTTTCTACTCACAGTAGATACCATAAATGAGGCCCTACTGTGAAAGAGTTGATTTAGCCCACGTGTCTCCCACTCTGGGAGCCTTGAATTTGCTCCCTACTGATTGATGCTTTTTCCCGTAGCGTCTGAAGGCAGCGCTGTCTCAACAGAGCCCATCAGGACACGGCTTAGGCATGATGGCCATGGGGAACAGTCCTATGGTACCTCAGAGAGCGGAACAGAGCCAGCTGCTTGTCCAGCAGCCAGATGCTCAATCACCTGCACAGCCTCAGGTACATGTCATCATCTGCCAATTCACTCTTCACacgtatattaaaaaataaatactacattgccaaaaatgtttactctgtGTATATTTGATGAATCAATGCTAAAGACATACGCCACTGAAATTCAttataaaaatcaattaaattaattttactcATATGAATAATTGAATTATTGTCAGCTGTTATCATTCAAATGGTAATCAAtaattgcaagaaaaaaatcactagtgctttttttttttttgtatttttttttacaaaatttctTTATCTACTTACTTTTTAATGCTAACATGACATGTTTCCCAAATGAAGATTATTATTTGCAGCATATTTCAGAAGATTCTCCATACCTTTTTGGAAATGTCAAATGCATCTGAGCATCTTTAGTGTTCCTTATGTTTGGTTCTTTTACAAATGGTCCGTCTTTGTAATCACATTGGAGAGACAAGTTGTTGCAATACACCAGAGGGATCTGTCAGCTGAAATGCCAGGATGAGGCAGCCGTTTTgcattctatatatatatagtacagcCAAATAGTGTTATTTCTGaaacatatatacatttgtGAACGTGTCAGAACTATTGCTTGTCTTTATTGTTATCAGAGTTGTACAAAGTATAATGGGTTTAATGAGTAGTTAGCATCATTTATGCACTTGTATCCGCTGAGTTTAAAAGGTAATGTATAAGCTGCACACTGGTGTATGgctggtgtgaatgtttggtggtgtttGGAGGGGTTGTAGACACATACTGGCAGCCACACCACTGTCAAGCctatagtcaggtttccatccgattgtttcaaatttttaagccaatttttgaaaatgcgcaaaacggacatgccactgcccgtttccatctgttcttcttttgcaaatattgagaggggactccgccgctgtaggtggcggtatacaccataaagatgtgatccaccagtaatttaaaataagaagaccaggaagcgactgcgccgtgctaTGACgttgtatgagtttgcttttgtaattcttcaaccgtagcgtttctttgctgtttttcatctaaaatagcattaatattcgcttctttaatgaattccaaaaagatttctgtttcgtcatccccccaaacataccaacattgctttgggactacaaacataagtgtgacgtaatatccggtcaaaatgtgcgacgtgtgtctggtcttgccagcggttattcgcaaaacctgtttccataaccaaaattcgcatttttcttttttcaatacgTTTCAAAATcaaccccctctaagcgtaaaaactttttgggtgtaaattgtgggccctttttttaatttctagcatttccattcaattttatttgcgcatttcttgaaaattcaaataaaaatgggttgaTGGAAACCCAACTTGTGACTGCATACTGTCACTGCTATGTGTAAACACATGtcaattttttacgtttttaggatgtctgcattcagtttcacgCAAAtatcataaaaatgacaaaaatgaatgagcgagtgcatgaataatgtatccattgtgtGCTTTTGAGTGCGTGAAAATAAAATGGGTTAGAGTGCTAAACGTGTCTTAACAGAAGCTACTGTCCATCAACTCCAACTGAAACATTCTGGACAAAAGAGCACTGTCAGCGTCTTTTCTGCTTAGAATGTGACTGTGTTGCTTACTTTTTACTAACTTTCACTGGCGGtgggcggtatacaccataaagatgtgatccaccagtaatttaaaagaagaacaagaccaggaagcgactgcgccgtgctaTGACgttgtatgagtttgcttttgtaattattgataaaccgtagcgtttctttgctatctttcatctaaaatagcattaatattcgcttctttaatgaa
This window harbors:
- the atf7a gene encoding cyclic AMP-dependent transcription factor ATF-7a isoform X3 — encoded protein: MTLKFAPRTDSVIIADQTPTPTRFLKNCDEVGLFNDLANSFEQDDDDNKRVKNSLPAPSSVALDMSLQTPSDMKVKEEAPVEVDSSSPDSPDSISAMPESRRKPLVKDMPPRSSAPTPTIVRPGSLPLHLGFDALQPTMPSPTSVITQAPPSNRTLGSPTSHYPMMMLPSGQAVPVLPGPVQMPSVINLARPMCMVPNIPGIPGPPLGSSSSGSNSPSGYSIHSEAKMRLKAALSQQSPSGHGLGMMAMGNSPMVPQRAEQSQLLVQQPDAQSPAQPQVSPAQPTGGRRRRTADDDPDERRQRFLERNRAAASRCRQKRKLWVNSLEKKAEELSSMNVSLSNEVSLLRNEVAHLKQLLLAHKDCPVTTLQKKATYLVAVDESMKDSSEQSGSPAPVIQHSSLAPSPSAGHNGLSSRAAAEAMAMSVLAGFGQQQNVESVASHIIMAAHSQSAAR
- the atf7a gene encoding cyclic AMP-dependent transcription factor ATF-7a isoform X2, which codes for MLVNAFMRNLHCKLFTKMGDDRPFVCHAPGCGQRFTNEDHLAVHKHKHEMTLKFAPRTDSVIIADQTPTPTRFLKNCDEVGLFNDLANSFEQDDDDNKRVKNSLPAPSSVALDMSLQTPSDMKVKEEAPVEVDSSSPDSPDSISAMPESRRKPLVKDMPPRSSAPTPTIVRPGSLPLHLGFDALQPTMPSPTSVITQAPPSNRTLGSPTSHYPMMMLPSGQAVPVLPGPVQMPSVINLARPMCMVPNIPGIPGPPLGSSSSGSNSPSGYSIHSEAKMRLKAALSQQSPSGHGLGMMAMGNSPMVPQRAEQSQLLVQQPDAQSPAQPQVSPAQPTGGRRRRTADDDPDERRQRFLERNRAAASRCRQKRKLWVNSLEKKAEELSSMNVSLSNEVSLLRNEVAHLKQLLLAHKDCPVTTLQKKATYLAVDESMKDSSEQSGSPAPVIQHSSLAPSPSAGHNGLSSRAAAEAMAMSVLAGFGQQQNVESVASHIIMAAHSQSAAR
- the atf7a gene encoding cyclic AMP-dependent transcription factor ATF-7a isoform X1; its protein translation is MLVNAFMRNLHCKLFTKMGDDRPFVCHAPGCGQRFTNEDHLAVHKHKHEMTLKFAPRTDSVIIADQTPTPTRFLKNCDEVGLFNDLANSFEQDDDDNKRVKNSLPAPSSVALDMSLQTPSDMKVKEEAPVEVDSSSPDSPDSISAMPESRRKPLVKDMPPRSSAPTPTIVRPGSLPLHLGFDALQPTMPSPTSVITQAPPSNRTLGSPTSHYPMMMLPSGQAVPVLPGPVQMPSVINLARPMCMVPNIPGIPGPPLGSSSSGSNSPSGYSIHSEAKMRLKAALSQQSPSGHGLGMMAMGNSPMVPQRAEQSQLLVQQPDAQSPAQPQVSPAQPTGGRRRRTADDDPDERRQRFLERNRAAASRCRQKRKLWVNSLEKKAEELSSMNVSLSNEVSLLRNEVAHLKQLLLAHKDCPVTTLQKKATYLVAVDESMKDSSEQSGSPAPVIQHSSLAPSPSAGHNGLSSRAAAEAMAMSVLAGFGQQQNVESVASHIIMAAHSQSAAR